One Neosynechococcus sphagnicola sy1 DNA segment encodes these proteins:
- a CDS encoding tocopherol cyclase family protein produces the protein MSDLHHYLQPPHSGYHDGGWLPHQPYFEGWYFRLTLPNQGASFAFMYSIENQAGAMPGGAAQILGPGHTYLCRTFPQIHNFWAWRHGLGLGHWGKAREAQVPRYLKPAVFAQQVLEGYQVTAHGHQGQLADPGSQAVVRWQYGVQPLDTCGDRGKLPQATAGWLSLLPIFEPGWQVLMATGRATGWIDWYGQRYTFINAPAYAEKNWGGAFPQKWFWLHCNAFSQQPDLALTAGGGRRQVLGWHESVGMVGLHHQGRFYEFAPWNAQIHWQIQPWGHWRMQAENADYAIALEASCWEPGTWVRVPTAQGLQRWCRDTTQGHIHLKLRHRHTDQLILAATSDLGGLEVGGAPWDTPWQV, from the coding sequence ATGTCAGATCTGCACCACTACTTGCAGCCCCCCCATAGCGGCTACCATGACGGGGGGTGGCTCCCCCATCAACCCTACTTTGAAGGCTGGTATTTCCGGCTCACCCTCCCCAACCAGGGAGCATCCTTTGCCTTTATGTACTCGATTGAAAATCAGGCAGGGGCGATGCCGGGAGGAGCCGCCCAAATTCTGGGGCCAGGGCATACCTATCTTTGCCGTACCTTTCCCCAAATCCACAACTTTTGGGCGTGGCGGCATGGGTTAGGGTTAGGGCATTGGGGTAAAGCGAGGGAGGCACAGGTGCCGCGCTACTTAAAACCAGCGGTCTTTGCCCAACAGGTTCTCGAGGGATATCAGGTGACTGCCCACGGGCATCAGGGGCAACTTGCCGATCCGGGTTCCCAGGCCGTTGTTCGCTGGCAGTATGGGGTGCAACCCCTGGATACCTGCGGCGATCGCGGTAAACTCCCCCAAGCTACCGCAGGGTGGTTGTCATTGCTACCCATTTTTGAGCCAGGTTGGCAAGTTCTGATGGCCACTGGTCGGGCAACGGGTTGGATCGACTGGTACGGCCAGCGTTACACCTTTATCAATGCCCCTGCCTATGCGGAGAAAAACTGGGGGGGTGCCTTTCCCCAGAAGTGGTTTTGGCTGCACTGTAATGCCTTCTCCCAGCAACCAGACTTGGCCTTAACTGCGGGGGGTGGCCGCCGACAGGTGTTGGGGTGGCACGAATCCGTGGGCATGGTGGGGCTGCACCACCAAGGTCGGTTCTACGAGTTCGCTCCCTGGAATGCCCAAATCCATTGGCAAATTCAACCATGGGGACACTGGCGCATGCAGGCCGAGAATGCGGACTATGCGATCGCCCTAGAGGCGAGCTGTTGGGAGCCGGGTACCTGGGTGCGGGTGCCAACCGCCCAGGGACTGCAACGATGGTGTCGAGATACTACCCAGGGACACATTCACCTGAAATTGCGCCATCGCCATACCGATCAACTGATCCTGGCGGCGACCAGTGATCTGGGTGGATTGGAAGTAGGGGGAGCGCCCTGGGACACACCCTGGCAGGTGTGA
- a CDS encoding redoxin domain-containing protein, with protein MGTQIGDYAPDFELPGIDGNVHHLARYLERFQAVAIIVMCNHCPYVKGYLDRLKQLQETFQDQGCTLIGINANDADRYPEDSFDSMKTFASNHQLNFPYLRDVTQEVARSLGAGKTPRSVSGRSSGHFALPGGN; from the coding sequence ATGGGTACGCAAATCGGTGACTATGCTCCAGATTTTGAATTACCGGGAATCGATGGTAACGTGCATCACTTGGCTCGCTACCTGGAGCGGTTTCAAGCAGTTGCCATCATTGTCATGTGTAACCATTGCCCCTACGTTAAGGGCTATCTGGATCGGCTCAAGCAACTACAAGAAACTTTCCAAGATCAGGGTTGTACCTTAATTGGCATCAATGCCAACGATGCCGATCGCTATCCCGAAGATAGCTTTGACAGCATGAAGACCTTTGCCAGTAACCATCAACTTAATTTCCCTTACCTCCGGGATGTCACCCAAGAGGTGGCTCGGAGTTTGGGGGCAGGAAAAACCCCCAGAAGCGTTTCTGGTAGATCCTCAGGGCATTTTGCGTTACCGGGGGGCAATTGA